Proteins from a single region of candidate division KSB1 bacterium:
- a CDS encoding peptidoglycan-binding protein codes for MAIVLRLKDGFSNTSPELRDEVKRLQQALKEAGHSVDTDGLFGEGTVKAVKAFQREHGLQDDGIVGSKTWKALADAGGNQEPAVDSSVLKGFRGDLSWVHAREGHAGKPYWPKGASGVTLDPGVDLGYADSSLIEAAYKNLFTGEQFAAVKKVLGIKGDAAEAALKADAVLQTIRISREQADTIFQFAAKPYWGKIAKRFPTLDDADTLGSVQTALLSLSYNRGPNNAGLSVLEEPLADKNWLQVANTIGSMQQNHRLPGIRKRRKMEADLIRKELA; via the coding sequence ATGGCAATAGTATTGAGACTCAAAGACGGATTTTCTAACACATCGCCCGAACTACGCGATGAGGTCAAACGATTGCAGCAGGCACTGAAGGAAGCCGGCCACTCTGTCGACACCGATGGCTTATTTGGAGAGGGAACCGTAAAGGCTGTGAAAGCTTTTCAACGTGAACACGGCCTGCAAGATGACGGAATTGTTGGTTCAAAAACCTGGAAAGCATTAGCAGATGCTGGGGGAAATCAAGAGCCAGCGGTGGATTCGTCTGTGCTGAAAGGTTTTAGAGGCGATTTGAGTTGGGTTCACGCTCGTGAAGGGCACGCGGGGAAACCATACTGGCCCAAAGGAGCCTCGGGAGTCACCCTGGATCCCGGTGTCGATCTCGGTTATGCGGATTCCTCGCTGATTGAAGCGGCCTACAAAAATTTGTTCACCGGGGAGCAGTTTGCGGCTGTTAAAAAAGTTCTTGGTATAAAAGGAGACGCTGCTGAAGCAGCTCTCAAAGCCGATGCAGTACTTCAGACGATCAGGATTAGCCGCGAGCAGGCCGACACGATTTTCCAGTTTGCAGCGAAACCCTATTGGGGAAAAATCGCCAAGCGCTTCCCGACTTTAGATGATGCGGATACTTTGGGGTCGGTCCAAACCGCATTGCTTTCACTATCTTATAACCGGGGTCCTAATAATGCAGGTCTATCGGTGCTTGAGGAACCGCTCGCTGATAAAAATTGGCTTCAGGTTGCGAATACAATTGGCTCAATGCAGCAGAATCATCGGTTGCCAGGTATACGAAAACGCCGA
- a CDS encoding DUF1311 domain-containing protein — protein sequence MIKRILLFLLISLLITSVSSAQEPESKDPCEDAMTTVEMQECLGQQYQQWDAELNLVYKKVRSKLSVARKTKLKEAQLAWIVFRDKSAEFEASEEEGGSMYSLVYVSVMASLTEQRVENLREILKRMDSN from the coding sequence ATGATTAAAAGAATCTTACTTTTTTTGTTAATTTCACTCCTGATAACTAGTGTCAGTAGTGCTCAAGAGCCGGAATCAAAAGATCCTTGTGAAGACGCGATGACAACGGTTGAAATGCAGGAATGTCTGGGTCAGCAATACCAACAATGGGATGCGGAATTAAATCTGGTTTATAAAAAAGTAAGGTCTAAATTGAGTGTGGCGCGAAAAACAAAACTCAAGGAAGCACAACTGGCCTGGATAGTTTTTCGAGATAAGAGTGCGGAGTTTGAAGCGAGTGAAGAGGAGGGCGGGTCTATGTATTCGCTTGTTTATGTGTCGGTGATGGCTTCATTGACAGAGCAGAGAGTTGAGAATCTCAGAGAAATTCTAAAGAGAATGGATTCGAATTAA